In the genome of Pseudomonadota bacterium, the window CATGATCGCGTGGAGCTCGTGAAGTACGCCCTCCGCGCCGGTCTGGTGCAGCTGAACGCCAGCCCCGGGCCGTAGCGCGCTGAGCGTGACTGTGGAGACCGATCTCTGTCTCTCCGCGGTCGATCTGCGGCAGTTCGTGCTCTTCACCCAGCTGGCGGACGCCGAGCTGCAGTCGCTGCTCAAGGTGGTTCACCCTCGTCGACTTGAGGCCGGGGCCCGAGTCTTCACGCAAGACGATGAGGCACACGGCTTCTTCCTCGTTCTCGAAGGCGCCGTAAAGGTCTTCAAGCTGAATCCAGCCGGGCAGGAGCAGGTGCTTCACGTCACGGGCAAGGGGCAGAGCTTCGCTGAAGCGGCGGTCTTCCAGGGCGAGCGGTATCCGGCCAACGCAGACTGCCTCGAAGACAGCGTTCTCCTGTTCGTCGAGCGTGCCGGCCTGGTCGAGCTCATCCGCAGCAAACCCGATCTGGCCCTCTGCATGCT includes:
- a CDS encoding cyclic nucleotide-binding domain-containing protein — its product is MSVTVETDLCLSAVDLRQFVLFTQLADAELQSLLKVVHPRRLEAGARVFTQDDEAHGFFLVLEGAVKVFKLNPAGQEQVLHVTGKGQSFAEAAVFQGERYPANADCLEDSVLLFVERAGLVELIRSKPDLALCMLAGVSISTIISCDWWKTSPCATPAGASVVICSDCSPHRARWSTRLWCASP